One Novipirellula galeiformis DNA segment encodes these proteins:
- a CDS encoding SGNH/GDSL hydrolase family protein, whose protein sequence is MTTSFYSSCFGLVFAALTLLSTSATGNDHVALRGDFQNARIQFTKAKAGTVAFIGGSITEMDGYRPMVCDILKERFPETEFNFIDAGIASTCSTTGAFRLDTDVLQRGDVDLLFIEFAVNDDQDAHHSAADCIRGMEGIVRHARTHNPNIDIVITFFVNESMLETLQQGKTPLTIQSHTKVAEHYKIPTIGLANEVADRITASELTWQRYGGVHPAPFGNAIAASMIDELMSQAWASPLASDAAIRPHTIPAMPLDPHSYAGGRFIDPATAKVKQGWTLAVPDWASLPGSKRERFSNLPMLSADQPGDTVSLNFEGTAVGAYVVAGPDAGIIEAQVDGETWQTIDLYHQYSKGLHYPRTVMFAADLEPGKHTVTLRISGDTHSLGHAARIIQFVAN, encoded by the coding sequence ATGACAACATCGTTTTATTCTAGCTGCTTCGGACTCGTGTTCGCCGCCCTCACGTTGCTCTCAACCTCCGCAACGGGCAACGATCATGTCGCCCTTCGCGGTGACTTTCAAAACGCGCGGATTCAGTTCACAAAAGCGAAAGCGGGAACGGTTGCGTTCATCGGGGGCTCGATCACCGAGATGGATGGCTATCGGCCGATGGTTTGTGACATTTTGAAAGAACGTTTCCCGGAAACGGAATTCAACTTCATTGACGCCGGGATCGCATCGACCTGCTCGACCACGGGCGCGTTTCGGCTCGATACCGATGTGCTTCAGCGCGGGGACGTCGATCTATTGTTCATCGAGTTCGCTGTGAACGATGACCAAGACGCACATCACTCGGCCGCCGATTGCATTCGTGGAATGGAAGGGATCGTTCGTCACGCTCGAACCCACAACCCGAATATCGACATTGTGATCACGTTCTTTGTCAACGAATCGATGCTAGAAACGTTGCAGCAAGGCAAAACGCCGTTGACGATCCAGTCGCACACGAAGGTTGCCGAGCACTACAAAATCCCAACGATCGGGTTGGCCAATGAAGTGGCCGATCGAATTACCGCCTCAGAGTTGACGTGGCAGCGTTACGGGGGCGTCCACCCGGCGCCGTTTGGCAATGCGATTGCCGCTTCGATGATCGACGAATTGATGTCTCAGGCCTGGGCGTCGCCGTTGGCCTCCGACGCCGCAATCCGCCCGCACACGATTCCCGCGATGCCGCTCGATCCACACAGCTATGCTGGCGGACGCTTCATTGATCCGGCCACCGCAAAGGTCAAACAGGGATGGACATTGGCCGTGCCCGACTGGGCGTCGTTGCCTGGCAGCAAGCGAGAGCGGTTCAGCAACCTTCCAATGTTGTCCGCTGACCAACCCGGTGACACCGTTTCACTGAATTTCGAGGGCACGGCGGTCGGCGCCTACGTGGTTGCCGGCCCTGATGCCGGAATCATCGAAGCACAGGTCGACGGAGAGACATGGCAAACGATCGATCTGTACCACCAATACAGCAAAGGACTGCACTACCCTCGCACGGTGATGTTCGCTGCCGATTTGGAACCAGGAAAACATACCGTAACCCTAAGGATCTCTGGCGACACGCACAGCCTCGGTCACGCCGCTCGGATTATCCAGTTCGTGGCGAATTGA
- a CDS encoding LamG domain-containing protein: MMRSPAVLTSMELRQRRRQTMCPAIYWAIGSVLVLASCCRGESAAPTQLPGDQVPGDQVSCGWRFDSSAADDRKVATDDGLPEALQLLLRPGAVIDHRGKFGGALTLDGRGGSAECEDAPQLNPQQQLTLMSWFRLEPGTLESQKILVGKGATRHATPYYQYAIAATDRDDIPDTLTFYLTIDGTLQSLSARDLPIDLYDGWHHVAGTFDGKMLRLFLNGREITAAKADGTLSTFPTPLVLGGYGNLPRTAAHALAGSLDDVAVYDRALSADEIYDYYWRLQHDLVLSRPGNGEAFGSVADDHFAAQSFVALGPGLQSAAIWMAEANDDELLVQIRESDVEGSIVASASLSAGTVGKREILFDPPVALQSKHTYVLKVSAGAPGTTRGQVQRQTSVPVSEHGTLAGMTAAGRSEHAMALELRFLPYQLSSQTPIASARVSSEADIRYEAAVNEALRASRDVWGEELIARPDGPTFDNIVDYLRPMMWIGDYVTTSGIYYLVFGRHESVTGGGDSALHVADGSEIISRHHKSGRRTAFFVGHEGNERYGSDLQRLGGPQLYQGYQPVLLTEYRDRDGGRWEQESFATRIPETESLVSFVRLTRLAGTDNVRPSRLRVRTSLTDAVVAGDRLVSGDAPILVFQAGAVFEAPYLSYTFSDPHRAETVYLVRLNEPAACQTLKVDAERFDAERQAVCRFWDEQLSRGAVFEVPEDRVMDAQRNLLIQNLFMTWRYSIGNAYESWYPQESGDALKTLGEFGFTDEYRDNLQVLLPQKFRGENERMVEYAHKLFYTADCAQLTGDVEWLATNRPLIKGWIQGMRDVMASDPQGMLGPTRAGDIHTQRYYSDHQAIGWRGLRDISILCADAGWDDEARAAAEAAESLRSAFMKTFNATKVDMPDGTLFFPKVLKDSPAIPYDPITATRLGSYWNLSIGTALKSGIFDPRGETMRRTMDYMLLHGARMLGLTRFNYYPIPIGDHREGGLPGYSTSGADNVYGAGILDGLAELDEADQIVLSLYGKLAHGMTRNTFISGEGDSFGVVPGQYYRALYLPPSNTNNALFLKTLHDMLVFTHFDAAGHPEQLQLAHFTPRGWLEHGKTIRVERAPTRFGPLSFTIASKIEEGRVEAEVVVPTRLPPPQLSLRLRVPEGHMLKQVEVNGRQHTRFDVARGTIDLNGLTGTLQIRATFASR, encoded by the coding sequence ATGATGCGAAGTCCAGCGGTACTGACGTCGATGGAGTTACGTCAACGGCGACGCCAAACAATGTGCCCGGCGATCTATTGGGCGATCGGCTCGGTGCTGGTCTTGGCGTCTTGTTGCCGAGGCGAGAGCGCCGCTCCAACGCAGTTGCCTGGAGATCAGGTGCCTGGAGATCAGGTGTCATGCGGTTGGCGGTTTGATTCCTCAGCCGCGGATGACCGCAAAGTCGCGACCGACGACGGCTTGCCAGAGGCACTGCAGTTGTTGTTACGGCCCGGTGCGGTCATCGACCATCGCGGTAAATTTGGCGGTGCACTCACACTTGACGGCCGTGGAGGGAGTGCGGAGTGCGAAGATGCACCGCAATTGAATCCTCAACAACAACTCACACTGATGTCGTGGTTTCGCTTGGAACCGGGGACGTTGGAATCGCAAAAGATTCTGGTTGGGAAAGGAGCGACGCGACATGCGACGCCCTATTACCAGTATGCGATCGCCGCGACGGACCGCGATGACATTCCCGACACCCTCACGTTCTATCTGACCATCGATGGGACGCTACAATCCTTGTCGGCGCGTGATCTGCCGATTGATCTCTACGACGGATGGCACCATGTCGCGGGTACCTTCGATGGGAAAATGCTCCGTTTGTTCCTGAACGGTCGCGAGATTACCGCCGCCAAGGCTGACGGAACTCTGTCGACATTCCCCACGCCGTTGGTGTTGGGCGGTTATGGCAATCTACCCCGAACCGCCGCCCACGCTCTGGCCGGGTCACTGGATGACGTGGCCGTTTATGATCGAGCCCTTTCGGCGGATGAAATTTACGACTACTACTGGCGTCTACAGCACGACCTAGTGCTCTCTCGTCCGGGCAATGGAGAAGCCTTTGGAAGTGTCGCGGACGACCACTTTGCCGCTCAGTCCTTTGTGGCGCTCGGTCCGGGACTGCAATCGGCTGCGATTTGGATGGCCGAAGCCAACGACGATGAACTGCTCGTCCAAATTCGGGAATCCGATGTGGAAGGTTCTATCGTGGCCTCCGCCTCGTTGTCGGCGGGCACGGTGGGAAAACGCGAGATCCTATTTGATCCGCCCGTTGCTCTGCAGTCGAAGCATACCTACGTGTTGAAGGTCAGTGCGGGGGCGCCTGGTACGACGCGAGGCCAAGTACAGCGTCAGACGTCCGTCCCGGTCTCTGAGCACGGAACGCTGGCGGGGATGACCGCGGCGGGACGCAGCGAGCATGCGATGGCGCTCGAGCTCCGTTTCTTGCCGTATCAATTATCCAGCCAGACGCCGATCGCAAGCGCGCGTGTTAGCAGCGAGGCCGATATTCGTTACGAGGCGGCCGTCAACGAAGCATTGCGAGCCAGCCGTGACGTTTGGGGCGAAGAGCTGATCGCGCGACCCGATGGACCGACGTTCGACAACATCGTCGACTACTTGCGGCCGATGATGTGGATTGGCGACTACGTGACCACCTCAGGCATCTATTACCTCGTATTCGGTCGACATGAAAGTGTCACTGGGGGCGGTGATAGCGCGTTGCACGTTGCCGACGGCAGCGAGATCATTTCGCGGCATCATAAAAGCGGCCGACGAACCGCATTTTTTGTTGGCCATGAGGGAAATGAACGTTATGGAAGCGACCTGCAACGGCTCGGCGGCCCGCAACTCTACCAGGGTTATCAACCGGTGTTGTTGACCGAGTATCGGGACCGCGACGGAGGACGTTGGGAACAGGAATCGTTTGCCACGCGGATTCCCGAGACCGAGAGCCTGGTCAGCTTTGTGCGATTGACGCGGCTGGCGGGTACGGACAACGTCCGCCCGTCGCGTTTGCGTGTGCGAACGTCGCTCACCGATGCTGTCGTCGCGGGCGATCGCCTCGTCAGCGGCGATGCACCGATACTGGTATTCCAAGCTGGCGCGGTGTTTGAAGCTCCGTATTTGAGCTACACCTTTTCAGATCCTCATCGCGCCGAAACGGTGTATCTCGTTAGGCTGAACGAGCCCGCGGCGTGCCAGACGTTGAAGGTGGATGCCGAACGTTTTGACGCGGAACGCCAAGCGGTGTGCCGGTTCTGGGACGAACAACTCTCTCGCGGCGCCGTCTTCGAGGTTCCCGAAGATCGAGTCATGGACGCGCAACGCAATCTGCTAATCCAGAACCTGTTCATGACGTGGCGCTACAGCATCGGCAACGCCTACGAAAGCTGGTATCCCCAGGAATCGGGCGACGCGCTCAAGACGCTCGGCGAATTTGGGTTCACCGACGAATACCGCGACAACCTACAAGTCCTGCTGCCCCAGAAATTCCGTGGCGAAAACGAACGGATGGTTGAATATGCACATAAGCTGTTCTACACCGCGGATTGTGCCCAATTGACCGGGGACGTGGAGTGGTTGGCGACGAACCGGCCACTCATCAAAGGCTGGATCCAAGGGATGCGCGATGTCATGGCGAGTGACCCACAGGGGATGCTCGGTCCGACACGGGCGGGTGACATCCACACCCAACGATATTATTCGGACCATCAAGCGATCGGGTGGCGGGGACTGCGTGACATCTCGATCCTCTGCGCCGACGCGGGGTGGGATGACGAGGCGCGTGCCGCCGCGGAAGCAGCCGAGTCGCTACGTTCCGCGTTCATGAAAACGTTCAACGCCACCAAGGTCGACATGCCCGATGGGACGTTGTTCTTCCCAAAGGTGCTAAAAGATTCGCCGGCAATTCCCTATGACCCGATTACCGCAACGCGGCTGGGCAGCTACTGGAATCTCAGCATCGGTACAGCATTAAAATCGGGGATCTTTGACCCTCGCGGCGAAACGATGCGTCGCACGATGGATTACATGTTGTTGCATGGGGCGAGGATGCTCGGGCTGACTCGTTTCAACTATTACCCGATTCCGATCGGAGACCATCGGGAAGGAGGATTGCCAGGCTACAGCACGAGCGGGGCGGACAACGTCTACGGCGCAGGGATTCTCGATGGGTTGGCGGAACTCGACGAAGCCGACCAGATCGTGCTTAGTTTGTACGGTAAACTCGCCCACGGCATGACCCGCAACACGTTCATCTCGGGCGAAGGGGATTCGTTTGGTGTTGTGCCCGGCCAATACTATCGCGCCCTCTACTTGCCCCCGAGCAACACCAACAATGCGTTGTTTCTGAAGACGCTGCACGACATGCTCGTATTCACACACTTCGATGCCGCCGGGCATCCAGAGCAACTCCAATTGGCACACTTCACCCCTCGCGGTTGGCTAGAGCATGGCAAGACGATCCGCGTCGAGCGGGCGCCGACTCGCTTCGGACCGCTCTCCTTTACGATCGCTTCGAAAATAGAGGAGGGGCGTGTCGAGGCCGAGGTCGTTGTTCCCACGCGTCTTCCACCGCCGCAACTTTCATTGCGGCTGCGTGTTCCGGAGGGCCACATGCTGAAACAGGTCGAGGTCAACGGTCGTCAACACACGCGGTTCGATGTCGCCCGCGGCACCATCGATCTAAACGGCTTGACGGGAACGTTGCAGATTCGTGCCACGTTTGCATCCCGATAG
- a CDS encoding cyclic nucleotide-binding domain-containing protein, whose protein sequence is MNPSEAIAVRRPQRWDKPMDASMNDADVAWLRSRDPFASMNPKSFPRTIPLEGILHNDCRLIRCEAGEVLVREGDYGNSAFLILAGSVSVMVDSLSQQELGRTPAEKLSWPEALRRFMFRSNVAESRDPHQVVPCPTNSAGTIRQLDDRQAIFLQDFDLVMREHEHVSLGPGELFGEVAAMYRSPRTGTVIAENEATLLEIRWQGLRMFRRDKAFAEKLESHYREQWLAIHLREIPLLRYLPEDKLQRVADRTQLGSYGRMEWDTDYKRQRKLPLAEQIKSEPLVAEEGHLPTDLVIVRSGFGRLSQSYGASHRTAAYLGKGHVFGIEELAYNALRTPQMPPRMLQHSLRAIGFLDTLSIPAEVFAEEVLPHIRRSELPASVAKWVTQAEKRGTDRRNQTRSPKSKRDGGRDLPIATGTQYQQTELIEFIVQNRLNNGREAMVIDLHRCTRCDDCVKACASVNDGNPRFARQGLIHDRLQFVQACMHCEDPVCMIGCPTGSIARDVDTGVVEIHEPICIGCGTCANACPYQNIQMANIRDRDGKPYHDQATGKPITKATKCDLCSSQPSGPACASACPHDALVRIDLTESKPLTQWLERRS, encoded by the coding sequence ATGAACCCTTCTGAAGCGATAGCCGTGCGTCGTCCCCAACGCTGGGACAAGCCGATGGACGCGTCGATGAACGACGCCGATGTGGCATGGTTGCGCTCGCGCGACCCCTTTGCGTCGATGAATCCGAAGTCCTTTCCTCGGACCATTCCACTCGAAGGCATCCTGCATAATGATTGTCGCTTGATTCGCTGCGAAGCGGGTGAAGTCTTGGTGCGTGAAGGCGATTACGGCAACAGCGCGTTTCTGATCCTCGCCGGTAGCGTTTCGGTGATGGTCGATTCGCTCTCGCAACAAGAATTGGGACGAACGCCCGCAGAGAAATTGAGTTGGCCCGAAGCGCTACGTCGCTTTATGTTTCGCAGCAACGTTGCCGAATCACGCGACCCTCACCAAGTGGTTCCCTGCCCTACCAATTCAGCGGGCACGATTCGGCAGTTGGACGATCGGCAAGCGATCTTTTTACAAGACTTTGATCTTGTCATGCGTGAACACGAACACGTTTCGCTTGGGCCCGGGGAATTGTTCGGCGAAGTCGCGGCGATGTACCGCTCGCCACGCACGGGAACGGTGATCGCCGAAAACGAAGCCACGCTACTCGAAATACGCTGGCAAGGTTTGCGGATGTTTCGACGCGACAAAGCGTTCGCAGAAAAACTTGAATCGCATTATCGCGAACAATGGCTCGCGATCCATCTGCGAGAGATCCCCTTACTTCGCTATTTGCCCGAAGACAAACTGCAGCGTGTCGCGGACCGCACTCAGTTGGGATCCTACGGGCGGATGGAGTGGGACACCGATTACAAACGTCAGCGGAAACTTCCTTTAGCCGAACAAATCAAATCGGAACCGCTGGTCGCCGAAGAAGGCCATTTGCCGACCGATTTGGTGATCGTACGGAGTGGTTTTGGACGGCTCTCCCAATCTTACGGGGCCTCGCATCGCACCGCGGCCTACCTCGGCAAGGGGCACGTCTTCGGCATCGAGGAATTGGCCTACAACGCCTTGCGGACACCGCAGATGCCGCCCCGAATGCTACAACATTCACTTCGCGCGATCGGCTTTCTCGACACCCTTTCGATTCCCGCCGAAGTGTTTGCCGAAGAGGTGCTGCCGCATATCCGTCGCAGCGAACTCCCTGCCTCGGTTGCAAAATGGGTCACGCAAGCTGAAAAACGTGGCACCGACCGCCGCAACCAGACCCGTTCGCCGAAATCAAAACGGGACGGCGGCCGCGATCTACCGATCGCTACGGGAACGCAGTACCAACAAACCGAATTGATCGAATTCATTGTTCAAAATCGCTTGAACAACGGCCGCGAAGCGATGGTCATTGATTTGCATCGCTGCACTCGCTGTGACGATTGTGTCAAGGCATGCGCCAGTGTGAACGATGGCAATCCTCGTTTCGCTCGCCAAGGATTGATTCACGATCGATTGCAATTTGTTCAAGCCTGTATGCATTGCGAGGACCCGGTTTGCATGATCGGCTGTCCCACCGGATCGATCGCGCGCGACGTTGATACCGGCGTAGTCGAAATCCACGAACCGATCTGCATTGGTTGTGGAACGTGTGCCAATGCGTGTCCGTATCAGAACATTCAAATGGCCAACATCCGGGATCGCGATGGCAAACCCTATCACGACCAAGCGACGGGGAAGCCGATTACGAAGGCGACCAAATGCGATCTCTGCAGCAGCCAACCGAGTGGACCGGCATGTGCCTCGGCGTGCCCGCACGACGCCTTGGTCCGGATTGATTTGACCGAATCAAAGCCGCTCACCCAATGGTTAGAGCGACGGAGTTAG